ATCTTAATCGGCTCATGAGCTACAATTGGCAACAGACAGGATGGCCGAAATTTCAGTTTACCCCAGGATTGATCGATGATATTCAGCTCAAATTTTTATTGAAGTCTGGTAAATCCAACGGGCAGTATGCTGGAGTTTCTTCCGAGAAGAAAGACCAACTTCTTGTGGATATTCTGTTGTCTGAAGCAATCAAGACTTCCGAGATCGAGGGAGAATTCCTTAGCCGAGTCGATGTGATGTCTTCGATCAAGAAGAATCTCGGCATTCACGAGGAGCAGCCTCGATTGGTCAAAGATCAACGTGCCAAAGGCATTGCCAAACTGATGGTTGCAGTTCGCCAATCTTGGAAAGATCTACTCACGGATTCCTACCTTTTTTCATGGCATGAGATGCTGATGGAAGGCAATCGCTACATCCAAGCCGGCAAATGGCGAAGTGGCATGGAACCGATGCAGGTCGTTTCTGGTGCGATGGGAAAAGAAGTGATTCATTTTGAAGCACCACCATCTAGCCAAGTTTCTAGCGAAATGGATCGCTTTATCACTTGGTTTAATGCGACTGCGCCGGGGGGAGTCACCCAAATTCTTAACCCTATTTTACGTTCAGCATTGGTGCATCTGTACTTTGAGAGCATTCATCCCTTTGAGGATGGGAACGGACGAATCGGGCGAGCTTTGGCTGAGAAAGCCTTGCATCAAGGTCTGGATCAGCCGATTTTGATCAGTTTGTCTGAAGTTATTGAAGCAGATCGCAATCGCTATTATGAGCAACTCAAGCAAGCGCAACGTACGCTTCAGGTGGACGAATGGCTGCTTTATTTTGCCGATGTAGTCTTGAAGGCTCAAGAAAAAGTGGAAGAGTTGATTGAGTTTTCTCTAAAGAAGTCCCTTCTTTTTGACTCTTTCCGAAACCAGTTAAATGAGCGCGAACTAAAGACACTTACCCGAATGCTAGAGGAAGGTCCCGATGGATTTCAGGGAGGGATGAATGCTAAAAAATACATGTCTTTGACAGGTTCTTCCAAAGCTACTGCCACTCGAGACTTACAGCATTTGCGGGATTTGGGGATTTTTGTGCCGGAGGGAGGAGGGCGAAGTGTGCGGTATCAGATAAATTTATAATCCAAAAACAAAACCCTCCAAGGGACTTTAGCCCTTGGAGGAGATAAAAATTCCATGAATCATCTGGTCCAGCTCCGACGCACGCTCCACCAATTTCCAGAAACCGCGCTCGAGGAAACTCAAACTGCTCAGCGTATTTTGGAATTTTTCCGACCTCTTTCCCCTGATCAGATCTTCGAAAATCTGGGAGGAACCGGACTGGCATTTGTTTTCGAAGGGAAAAAACCCGGTCAAAGAATCCTGTTCCGCTGCGAACTCGATGGATTACCAATTGAGGACTTGAACCCAAGCAATCACCAAAGTCAGATTCCCGGTAAGGGCCATCTCTGTGGACACGATGGTCATATGGCGATTTTGTGTGGTTTGGGTGAAAAGCTTTCCCAAAACCGACCTGAATCCGGGGAAGTCGTTCTACTTTTCCAGCCGGCAGAAGAGACTGGCGAAGGAGCCAAAGCTGTCCTTTCGGATTCTAGATTTGAGCAAATACGACCTGATTTTGCATTTGCCCTTCATAACCTTCCCGGCTTTCCCCTTCACCAAGCCATCACACGAGAAGGGACATTTGCCGCGGGAAGTACCGGGATGACGCTCATTTTTACTGGAAAAACATCCCATGCTGCTCATCCTGAGGATGGAAAAAATCCATCAGTAGCCATCTCAAAATTGATTTTGGCAATTCCCGAAATTTGTCGAACTATTCCTGGGTTCTGCTTGGCAACGGTGATTCAAGTAGATTTGGGAGGTTTGGCTTTTGGTACGAGTGCAGGAAAGGGAAGCTTGAGCCTTACCTTGCGGGCTTTTGATCAGGAAAACTTGAATCGCTTGATTCAAGAAGTAACCACAAAAGCCAATTCCTTGGCACTTGATGATCAACTTGATTTGAAGGTTCGATTTCAGGAAAGTTTTGCTGTTTCTAAAAATGACATAGCTGCTACTCCATTTGCGATGAAGGCCTTTGCAAATTTGAACTTGGTGGTAGTTGAAAAGGCTGAGCCATTTCGATGGTCCGAGGACTTTGGACTATTTAGCCAAATTGCTCCTTCCTATTTGTTTGGGTTAGGTGCAGGTGAAAAATGCGCGCAATTGCACCAACCTACCTATGATTTTCCGGATGAATTGATCGAAACGGGAGTAACTATTTTTTGGGAAATCGTAAAAGAGACCTGTCAGGTTTCCAAAACCTGACAGGTCTTTTCTGGAGAGACTTTCTCCTTAAAAATCTGAGTAATCCGTCGGATATAGAAGTCGCTGATCGTTTTTGTTCATGATGTTTTGGTACTCTGGCATTACCTTCATTCGATTCCAATCTTCATCAGAACCAAACGCTTTCCAATGAGCCTCTCGAGATTCGATGGTTTCGAATGTGGTCATATACATCAAATTAGGCATTGAGGCACCTGCAATGACTTCCCCATAAAATACCGGATTGAAGTTGAGCTTGGTAAAAATGTCCATTTCCCCTTCGTTAAACATCTTCACTTTTTGTTTGTAAAGTTTTTCTGTTGGGGATTCATAGCTTCTCAATTCATAAACACGATCTTTTTTAGGACCTGTTAGGTTTGGTTCGCTATATCTCGGATGTCCGGTAAAGGCCTGTAAAAAGGCAGTTTCAATTCTTTGGTAGGGAGGATTCTCAAAAGCCGCATTGATGTATGCGGCGCCAGCTTGTTGATAGACTTGATCTTTGGCTAATTTTCCTTCCATTTCAGAATAGGCTTTCATGGAAGAATAAGGAATAAATAGATATACTTTTTTGCCTGCGTCAGCTTGGGAAGCAATAGGTTTAAAAACTCCAACTTTGGCAATGCCATTCCGGTGAAAAGCTGGCAAAAGTGCCTTTTCTAAGTAGCCGTCGATTTGGCTTTCCTGACTGGCGTTTTCAATGTGGTAAATTCTCAATTCATAGAAGTCCCTTTTTCCGTTTTGGGCGAATAGACTGACAGAAAGGAAAGAAAGCAGTACGATTGAAAGTAGCTTTTTGATATTCATGGAATTAGGTTTTTGGGTTGAGGTGTTGAATTGATTTTCAATTTAGGTCAAAAAGTAGAAGTCACTATCCCGCTCACAGAATGCTTTGGTCAATCAGGTAATTTTTCTTAAAATCATTTTACTCCGCAAAAGCTTGACTTAGGCTCACTAAGGGAAGTAAAAGGTAGCAGACCTTTCAGGTTTTTAAAACCTGACAGGTCTAAATCCACCAAAAAGCCCAGAAGGAATTTCCCTCGGGGCTTATTTTTCTTAAATGAAAGATGGATTTTCGAATGTCTTATTTCCAAAAAATCAGAAACTGAAACATCGGTCACCGGACATCTGACATCCAACTTTTTATTTCTTCTGCGCCTTTTTCATCGGGTTGTCGCCCATAGATGCTCCTCTCACACCGCCGGCACCTTTGAATAATTCAAAACGCGTTGGCTGGTATTGTCTCGGCCAATAGTTGCTGGTTTCATCGATGTCGGCAGTTTCCCGCTTAGGATCGAGTACAAATCGAACTACTTCTTTTTGCTTCGCAAAAACTTTGGTCACCTGAGATTCATTTTTTCTCCAGATTTCTGCTGGAATTCGCTCGATTTCAGAAGTGCCGTCTGTGTAGTGGAATTCAATGATCAATGGCATCACCAAGCCCCCAACGTTTTTAAAAGTCATTTCATAGAAGTTCATGTTGCTGTTGAGCAAGGCTTTTTCTTTCTCTGTCAAGCTAGCCATAAACTTCTTGTAGGCATCCTCATCTTCTGGTGTTACTGTAAAAGGATTATAGCTGTTATAGAAATCTCGAGTCGCTGGATCTGCTTCTACCACGGTTTGTTTTACATCCGTTTTATTGAATTCCTTGGAAACATAGGATTCTTCTAAATCGAAAGCTTGTTTTGCATCCGCCTTTTTCTGAGCAGGAGTTCGGTTGTCAAGCTTGTACCAGCTTACATTTTCAATGGAAATATCAACCGGTTCAGTTCCATAGAACCAACCTCTCCAGAACCAATCCAAATCTACTGCCGATGCATCTTCCAAGGTTCTAAAGAAATCATCTGGGGTTGGGTGCTTAAACATCCATCTTCTCGAGTACTCTTTGAAAGCGAAGTCAAACAACTCTCTGCCCATTACCGTCTCCCGAAGGATATTCAAGGCAGTGGCAGGTTTGGCATAAGCATTCGGCCCAAATTGGATGATGTTTTCAGAATTGGTCATGATTGGCTCAAGCAAGTGCTTTTCACTTCTCATGTAAGGCACAATTTTATGTGCTGGACCACGACGGGAAGGATAGTTTCTGTCCCATTCTTGCTCAGCCATAAACTGCATGAACGTATTCAAGCCCTCATCCATCCAAGTCCACTGACGCTCGTCAGAGTTGACGATCATCGGGAAGAAGTTGTGACCCACTTCATGGATAATCACGGAAATCATCCCATACTTAATCGCATCAGAGTAAGTACCATCCGCGTCTGGACGTCCATAGTTGAAGCAGATCATCGGATATTCCATTCCGTTACTTGCCTCCACAGAGATGGCTACAGGGTAGGGATAATCAAAGGAATGCGCTGAGTAAGACTTCAACGTATGCGCTACCACTCGAGTGGAATATTGTTCCCAAAGTGGATTTCCTTCTTTTCCGTAGTAAGACATCGCCATCACATCTTTTCCAGCCAATTTCACCGCCATTGCATCCCAGATGAATTTTCTTGATGAAGTCCAGGCAAAGTCTCGGACATTTTCAGCTTTGAATACCCAAGTCTTTTTGCCAGATCCTTTCTTTTTTTCCAAGGCTTCAGCCTCAGCTTGGGTTCGAATTACGACTGGTTTATCAAAGGTCTGCTTGGCCTTATTCCATCGCTCTAACTCGGTAGCAGAAAGGACTTCTTCAGGATTTTGAAGTACACCAGTCGCACCGACCATGTGGTCAGCAGGCACGGTGATGCGTACTTCGTAGTTTCCAAATGTCAAGGCAAACTCCCCAGATCCTAGGAATTGCTTGTTTTGCCATCCTTCGAAGTCTGAGTAAACGGCCATTCTTGGAAACCACTCAGACATCGTGTAGAGGTAATTGCCATCTTTTGGGAAAAATTCATAGCCTGGACGGCCTCCAATAAAGCCCATTCGATCGGTGATGTTAAAGCTCCAATCCACCGAAAAAGTGAATGTCTCTCCTGCCTTCAACGGTTGGGGAAGGTCCACTCGCATCATGGTTTTGTTGATTGCGATGTGAAGCGGATTTCCAGATGCGTCCTTGATCGAGTGGATTTTGATGTCATGATCGTCAGAATGCCAAAGGATTCCCTCAAGAGCTCTCATGGACATTCTTGGGCCGATGCTGGATTCAGTTACCTTGGGTGTATCAGAGTCTTTGGATCGGTTGTTTTGATCCAACTGCAACCAAAGGTAGGTCAACTGATCCGGGGAATTATTGATGTAAGTGACCGCTTCAGAGCCTTTGATCGACTGGTTGTCGTCATTTAGCTCAACACTGATCACATAGTTAGCTTGCTGCTGCCAGTACATGTGGCCTGGAGCGCCAGATGCTGTTCGGTACACATTGGGTGTACGAAGCATGGTGCCGAGTTGCTCAAATCGTACGGCGTGGTTTTGCTCGGTATGCTGAGCAAGCAGGGGAGAGATTCCCGCCAATCCCAAAGCGGCAATCGCGAGTAGTTTTTTCCTCATGTTCATATTTGGCCTAATTCAATTTTCTAAGTAACAACTTGGTGTCCAAACAGAAAAGAATTCTGTTCTGGATGGTAATTTTTTACCAAAATTTGGTTTCAAGCATCAGCATACAGGCTACGCCAAGGACAAAAGCGGATACGATCAGCGTCCAGTCTTTTCTGTTGACTCCTGCTAAACCTAAGAGCGAAGTCAGAATCAGAAATGCTGTTACGATCACAATCTGTCCGGCTTCTAAACCAAGGTTAAATGCCAGGAGCGGCTGCCATATGCTAGCCTCTTTTCCCAACAATTCTTTCAGGTAATTTGAAAATCCCAGCCCGTGGATCAAACCAAAGAAAACAGCAAAAATGTAGTTGAGCTGAATGCCTTTTCCTGTGGATGGTTTGGGCTTAAAGAGATTTACCAATGCGGTAATAGCAATGGTAACTGGAATGAGAAATTCGATCAGATCCGATCGAACTTGAATTACATTAAAGGTAGCTAATGCAAGGGTCAGCGAATGTCCAATTGTAAAGGCAGTGACCAGAATTAAGATCTTTTTCCAATCCCGAGCCACGTAAACCGCACACAAGGCCAACACAAATAAAATATGGTCAAAGCCCTGGATATCGAGGATATGCTCCAGTCCGAGTTTGAAGTAAAGTTCAAATGAAGACATATTTGGGTGTTAAGCTTCTGAAAGAGTTAAATTGCGGGCAATTATACAGGTTTATTCTCATAAAAAGTCAAACTCCCTTCGCTAAATGCAACAGGTTTACATTTTAATAGTCGGATTTTGGATGACCCTTATCCATCCTTTTTTCATCTCACTGACAGAGATGCGGTATAACTCTCAAAGTAAGAAAATGGAAATCGCGCAGAAGATTTTTTGGGATGACTTGGAAGTTGGATTGGCTAAAGAATTTAAAGGCAAAGTGGATTTTCTCAATCCAACCGACAAAGCCAAACTCGAAAGCCAAATTAAAACCTATCTCCTCAAGCATAACCAAGTCTGGGTTAATGGCAAATTACTCACGCTAAACTATTTGGGCCATGAGGTGGAGGAGGATGCCGCTTGGTTTTATCTGGAATCTTCCCAAGCCGAAACTCCCAAAACGGTGGAAATGAAAAATACGATTCTGCTTGAAGACTTTGACGGGCAGCAAAATATTGTCCATGTCTATTTTCAGTCAAAATCGCCCCGAAGTATGCTTTTGGGAAAAGGAGAAGAAAAGGGGAAGGTGGAGTTTTGAGGAATTTGAAAATTGAAAGATTGGAAGATTGAAACATTTCAATCAAGCAAAAAACCGCCAGAAAAATTCATTCTGACGGCTTTTTAAATCCGAATTCCGAAATCAAAAATCCGAAATCAAATCTTCTCGAATATTCTTCTGAAGCTCGTCGCCTCAGCGATTCGTCCATGTAGTTCAGAAATAGCAACTCGCTCCTGTTCGGTGGTGTCTCGGTGACGGATGGTGACGGTATTGTCTTCCAAGGTCTGATGATCTACCGCAATACAGAACGGAGTTCCGATCAAGTCCTGACGGGTATAGCGCTTGCCGATTGAACCGGAATCTTCATAGATGATGTTGAAGTCGTACTTCAAGGCATCCACGATTTCCTGAGCTTTCTCCGGAAGGCCATCCTTTTTCACGATAGGTAGAATGGCAGCCTTAACCGGGGCTACTGCTGGATGGAACTTCAAATAGGTTCTGCTTTTCTCTTCTGTTTTCTCCTCTGTATAAGCGTTGCAAAGTGTCAACAAGAACAATCGGTCTGCACCAATTGAAGTCTCGATCACGTACGGGATATAGTTCTGATTGATCTCCGGATCGAAGTACTGCTGCTTTTTCTTGGAGTATTCCTGATGAGATTTCAAGTCAAAGTCGGTTCTTGAGTGGATACCTTCCACTTCTTTGAATCCAAACGGAAACTCAAACTCGATGTCCATAGCTGCATTGGCGTAATGTGCCAACTTTTCGTGGTCGTGCTTGCGGAGCTTTGCCGCAGGCGTACCCAAAGCCAAATGCCATCTCATCCGCGTATCGGCCCACTTTTGATACCAGTCGAGCTCAGTGCCAGGACGCACGAAAAATTGCATCTCCATTTGCTCGAATTCGCGCATACGGAAGATGAACTGACGGGCTACGATCTCGTTTCTGAAGGCTTTTCCGATCTGAGCGATTCCGAAAGGAACTTTCATTCGAGCCGTCTTCTGCACATTGAGGAAGTTCACAAAAATCCCCTGAGCAGTTTCCGGACGGAGGTAGATTGTGGAGGCATCTTCGGCTACTGAACCCACTTGCGTGGAAAACATCAGGTTAAACTGACGCACATCAGTCCAGTTGGAAGTACCGGAGATTGGGCATTTGATGCCTTCGTTGGTGATCAGGTCGCGTACTCCGGCCAGATCTTCGGCTTCGAGAAGTCTAGCCAAAGCAGCAGTCAGGGAATTGGCTTTTTCCACCTGACCTTCATTTTCCAACTTGGCAGCATGTTCTTCCACTAGCACATCGGCGCGGTAGCGCTTTTTGCTGTCCTTGTTGTCGATCATAGGATCGTTGAAAGAATCCACGTGACCGGAAGCTTTCCAAGTGGTCGGATGCATAAAAATCGCTGCATCGATCCCGACGATATTGTCGGATACGCGGGTCATGGTTTCCCACCACAAGCGCTTGAGGTTGTTTTTTAATTCTACTCCATAAGCCCCGTAATCGTACACAGCTTGCAAGCCGTCATAGATCTCAGAACTAGGGTACACAAATCCATACTCTTTGGCATGGGAAATAATATCTTTCAATTGGGCGTTTTCGCCGGGAGTTTCTGTCTTTGCCATAGGGCGCAAAATTAAGGAAACAATTTGATTTGAAGCGTGAACGGATCAAAAGGAAAGTTAGGTTTTCCTATCAAAACGAAAGATAAAAGGCCACAAAATCAAAGAAAATGTGGCCTTTTGGAAAATTTATTGAATTACCTAAAGGTGTACTTAAACCCGATTCCTCCTCTGAGGTAGCTTCCATAATCGTTGTAAAAAATCGGAGCAGCCTCAATCAAGAATCCAAAT
Above is a window of Algoriphagus sanaruensis DNA encoding:
- a CDS encoding Fic family protein; the protein is MSYNWQQTGWPKFQFTPGLIDDIQLKFLLKSGKSNGQYAGVSSEKKDQLLVDILLSEAIKTSEIEGEFLSRVDVMSSIKKNLGIHEEQPRLVKDQRAKGIAKLMVAVRQSWKDLLTDSYLFSWHEMLMEGNRYIQAGKWRSGMEPMQVVSGAMGKEVIHFEAPPSSQVSSEMDRFITWFNATAPGGVTQILNPILRSALVHLYFESIHPFEDGNGRIGRALAEKALHQGLDQPILISLSEVIEADRNRYYEQLKQAQRTLQVDEWLLYFADVVLKAQEKVEELIEFSLKKSLLFDSFRNQLNERELKTLTRMLEEGPDGFQGGMNAKKYMSLTGSSKATATRDLQHLRDLGIFVPEGGGRSVRYQINL
- a CDS encoding amidohydrolase is translated as MNHLVQLRRTLHQFPETALEETQTAQRILEFFRPLSPDQIFENLGGTGLAFVFEGKKPGQRILFRCELDGLPIEDLNPSNHQSQIPGKGHLCGHDGHMAILCGLGEKLSQNRPESGEVVLLFQPAEETGEGAKAVLSDSRFEQIRPDFAFALHNLPGFPLHQAITREGTFAAGSTGMTLIFTGKTSHAAHPEDGKNPSVAISKLILAIPEICRTIPGFCLATVIQVDLGGLAFGTSAGKGSLSLTLRAFDQENLNRLIQEVTTKANSLALDDQLDLKVRFQESFAVSKNDIAATPFAMKAFANLNLVVVEKAEPFRWSEDFGLFSQIAPSYLFGLGAGEKCAQLHQPTYDFPDELIETGVTIFWEIVKETCQVSKT
- a CDS encoding NIPSNAP family protein; the protein is MNIKKLLSIVLLSFLSVSLFAQNGKRDFYELRIYHIENASQESQIDGYLEKALLPAFHRNGIAKVGVFKPIASQADAGKKVYLFIPYSSMKAYSEMEGKLAKDQVYQQAGAAYINAAFENPPYQRIETAFLQAFTGHPRYSEPNLTGPKKDRVYELRSYESPTEKLYKQKVKMFNEGEMDIFTKLNFNPVFYGEVIAGASMPNLMYMTTFETIESREAHWKAFGSDEDWNRMKVMPEYQNIMNKNDQRLLYPTDYSDF
- a CDS encoding M1 family metallopeptidase is translated as MRKKLLAIAALGLAGISPLLAQHTEQNHAVRFEQLGTMLRTPNVYRTASGAPGHMYWQQQANYVISVELNDDNQSIKGSEAVTYINNSPDQLTYLWLQLDQNNRSKDSDTPKVTESSIGPRMSMRALEGILWHSDDHDIKIHSIKDASGNPLHIAINKTMMRVDLPQPLKAGETFTFSVDWSFNITDRMGFIGGRPGYEFFPKDGNYLYTMSEWFPRMAVYSDFEGWQNKQFLGSGEFALTFGNYEVRITVPADHMVGATGVLQNPEEVLSATELERWNKAKQTFDKPVVIRTQAEAEALEKKKGSGKKTWVFKAENVRDFAWTSSRKFIWDAMAVKLAGKDVMAMSYYGKEGNPLWEQYSTRVVAHTLKSYSAHSFDYPYPVAISVEASNGMEYPMICFNYGRPDADGTYSDAIKYGMISVIIHEVGHNFFPMIVNSDERQWTWMDEGLNTFMQFMAEQEWDRNYPSRRGPAHKIVPYMRSEKHLLEPIMTNSENIIQFGPNAYAKPATALNILRETVMGRELFDFAFKEYSRRWMFKHPTPDDFFRTLEDASAVDLDWFWRGWFYGTEPVDISIENVSWYKLDNRTPAQKKADAKQAFDLEESYVSKEFNKTDVKQTVVEADPATRDFYNSYNPFTVTPEDEDAYKKFMASLTEKEKALLNSNMNFYEMTFKNVGGLVMPLIIEFHYTDGTSEIERIPAEIWRKNESQVTKVFAKQKEVVRFVLDPKRETADIDETSNYWPRQYQPTRFELFKGAGGVRGASMGDNPMKKAQKK
- a CDS encoding HupE/UreJ family protein, encoding MSSFELYFKLGLEHILDIQGFDHILFVLALCAVYVARDWKKILILVTAFTIGHSLTLALATFNVIQVRSDLIEFLIPVTIAITALVNLFKPKPSTGKGIQLNYIFAVFFGLIHGLGFSNYLKELLGKEASIWQPLLAFNLGLEAGQIVIVTAFLILTSLLGLAGVNRKDWTLIVSAFVLGVACMLMLETKFW
- a CDS encoding DUF6702 family protein; this translates as MQQVYILIVGFWMTLIHPFFISLTEMRYNSQSKKMEIAQKIFWDDLEVGLAKEFKGKVDFLNPTDKAKLESQIKTYLLKHNQVWVNGKLLTLNYLGHEVEEDAAWFYLESSQAETPKTVEMKNTILLEDFDGQQNIVHVYFQSKSPRSMLLGKGEEKGKVEF
- a CDS encoding glycine--tRNA ligase; translation: MAKTETPGENAQLKDIISHAKEYGFVYPSSEIYDGLQAVYDYGAYGVELKNNLKRLWWETMTRVSDNIVGIDAAIFMHPTTWKASGHVDSFNDPMIDNKDSKKRYRADVLVEEHAAKLENEGQVEKANSLTAALARLLEAEDLAGVRDLITNEGIKCPISGTSNWTDVRQFNLMFSTQVGSVAEDASTIYLRPETAQGIFVNFLNVQKTARMKVPFGIAQIGKAFRNEIVARQFIFRMREFEQMEMQFFVRPGTELDWYQKWADTRMRWHLALGTPAAKLRKHDHEKLAHYANAAMDIEFEFPFGFKEVEGIHSRTDFDLKSHQEYSKKKQQYFDPEINQNYIPYVIETSIGADRLFLLTLCNAYTEEKTEEKSRTYLKFHPAVAPVKAAILPIVKKDGLPEKAQEIVDALKYDFNIIYEDSGSIGKRYTRQDLIGTPFCIAVDHQTLEDNTVTIRHRDTTEQERVAISELHGRIAEATSFRRIFEKI